CACAAAAATACCTTAAAATTCACCATAAAAACTTTCTAAAAAGGTAAAGTAAACTGTACATCATGCCACTGATACAACATGTTTTACATTCTGTGGGTAAACACTACACAGATGATTCTCTTAGAAAAACATGCACAGTCCTAACAGCATTTAGTTTTTGGAGGAAAATTATTTATTCCTTGTGTTTGTTCTGAAACTTCAGGGCAGCAGTTCAgacagaagggggggggggggggggtcccagCTGCATAGGGTAAGAGACAAGGTACACTCTGAACACCAGTATGTCTTTTTGTGTAGGCACAACACAAAAaggagacaaccattcacaatCACATTCAAACTTAATAGCAAATAAACCGATCTGCATTAACtgaatgtctttggactgtgcaAATTGTCATCTGGGCTATGGACAATAATTAATTATAACTGATACTTTGGTTTAAATTACATAAATCACATACATTTAAATTACAGAAGTAATTTACACTACATTACAAAGAAAATCATGTAAAGTCCCTGAAACACTGGTGGAAATTTGTATGAAGGGGACGATGTCAGAGATGTAGACTGAAGTGTGTCATACTGTGAGCCTAGGACATCTGTAGGTTATCAATCACTGTAACCACTGCAGTACTAACATGAGACACCGCAGAACAGATCAACGACTTACACAAAGATCCAAACTTTGTCAAAGTGCAATTTCAATTTGTTCTACTAGTTATTAGACATAAAATATCACTAATAGCCATAGAGCCACTTGTCAATGGCTCTCTCATTGGCTAATGCATCTTTTTGCCAATCCACATGCCACCGGAGGTTACCAATGACTTGACTATAGTTTCTCCCTAAGCTAAGGCGCCATGCACCGAATGCTTTTTTATTGTAGACGTGAACAGCTTCAGACACTTTTGGATAGTCCACGATGCTACGCAACTGCTTCTCCAGATGTGCTTGCACATCTGGGAATTTGTGAACCACATTGTGAAGTTCATCCTTGTCCAGTGTGAGatctgcaaaagaaaagcaggagaaaaacaattaaaggaCACTGTTACACCCCTCTGCAGCccctaattggccacacctagtcaggtgtggataaaagcacaCCTGAGGCGGACTTTCGAGAAACTCACTAGTTTTTGCCTTGATGGCACCAGCCATTTTACCTGCTATGCCAATTTAAGATAAAACCTCTTCTCACTAACACTCTGGTATTCgtctccttttttatgttgcggcttttgagccgggtcgtaacagaCACATACGAAGACAAGCTGAAGTTAGCGTCAGAAGCTTTAGGCTCACCAAAGAGTTGCGCGGAAACACTCAGGCCATCGGCGTACGTGATGTATTTCCACTGATCACTTCGCAGCATGTAAGTAGAGGCGTTGACGTTACAACCATGATATTCGCTGAATGCCCAGGCTCTCTGCTGTTGGTTAGAAAAAGCAATAGATGTGGACAGCAGAGGAAGGAGGGACTGGCCACTTAGATTCCCTACTGCTGAAATCCCAGCAATCtctgcaaaatataaaaatgtgtcaCAACGTTCGATTTGAAATAATCAAATCAATATTTACCACcgctttcatgctgtttttatAGACAGTAGTCAAACAGCAGTGgcagcactgaaaaaaaaggCAGGAGGCTGAGCTGAGCACAGGTCAACTGGTTTGgagacaagatcagagaggcaaggctgagacggtttggacatgtgcagagtgGATAAATGGAACAAAAGATCTCAAAgatggagaaaaagaggaagaccacagagaagctTTGCGCATGTAGTGaagaaggacatgcagagggctggTGTGAAAGAGGAGGATGTTAGGGAGAGGGTGACatgaggcagatgatccacaaCATCCTATGTTGTCTGTCTGCCTCCTTACCCAGCACAGTGGGATAGAGATCAACCAAAGATACAAGCTGGTTGACCTGCTGGCCAGAGATGAGCCCAGGCCCCATGATGAGAAGGGGAACGTGGGAGCTTCCTTCAAACATCGACATCTTATAGAACTGCCGGTGCTCCATGGCCAGCTCCCCATGGTCAGCCGTAAATATCACGACTGTGTTGTTAAGCACGCCGGTCTCTCTCAATGCAGAAATCACTTGACCTGGTGAGACAGAGCATGTGGAAGATGGAGTAAGAGCCAATCCATTTTGGGATTTTCTGTGAATTCAATCAAAAACTTTATTCAAACAGCAGAGAAAAGATAGCAGTGCCACAGACAGTGTGTCTGTGAGGTTCATATGCTTTAACTCTCCACTTTTAAATCTTGTAAAAATGATggtttgtatctttttttttctacactgcATTTGTAAGCTCAAAGAAAACACCATTCCAggcatgtttggtttttttctttaagatcTCAAAACCATCGTTTCAGTCCAaaatagcagctgtgagaccagAATGTAGCGAATTACTGCTGTCAACTAACCCAGCATGGCATCGGTTTCGGCGCACATGGCGTAATAGAAGGCCCGAATGCTTTTGACTTCATCGTCGGTAAAAACACCGCTGCAGTTTTTGGTGAAGGTGGAGTAGTAGTCAACAGGGTGCATGGCAGCCAAAGGCAACCATTTGGGAACAGAGATGAGGTCAGAATTCACCTGTgcgtaagaaaaaaaaacaaaaattcgtTTCactcagggattttttttttgacacaaagtgcaataaaaaaaaacagagacggAAAAAGCATGCCTTTGTGAGCCAGTATGGTGACGTACGGAAGGTGGATCCCCCTGCAGTCTGCCCCAGGGATTCAGTCTTATACGGGTGAGGTAAATTGAGGCCAAGGTAAAGAGCGAAAGGCTCGGGTGTGGTGGACGCAGCTGTCTGGTGGATCCACTGCGTGGCCTTATCTGTGTTTTCCCAGTCTTTGCTCATGATCTTTACAGTTGACTTGTTCCCAACAAGTTCAGAAACAGGCCGGCCCTCTTGGCGCAGGAGGAACTGGACGTCTCGTGTCCATGCCTCAACTCGATTACTGCAACACATgtacaaaaacaggaagtggaaaaaTGTGAAAGGCACTGTTtggaaacaaatgcaaatgcacGCAGACAGTCTGTTACTGCCACTAGCATTTTTccttgtgtgattgtgtgtgtgtgtgtgtctgtgcataatattaatttggggggaaaaaataagaaGAGGAAAGCGAAAGTGTTTTCCTACTGAGACCATGCTACACGTTAAACCTTACATTTACAACAGTACCTGACAGAGTGAGCCCCAGATGTATAATCCAGCTTGCCTATCATCTTGGTACGATACCCATTCTCCTTCAGCAAATCCATCCACGTGGTTGTGTTTGCATCTAAGCACTTGTAGTTGTTCCACGACTGAGTGAGGTGAACATACTGACCGCTCCACATTGCTGAGAGCAAAGTTTAAGCAGCTGAATTACAACATgcaattttaaaagaaagtcaaagtagattttttttctagagGGCAAATATGTCGCTTACCTGCTCTGGAAGGGCAGCAGATGGGCGAGTTGGTGTAAGCATTAAGAAAGGTGGAGCCGAGCTGCCTGAGATAGTTTGTATATGGCAATTGTACAAGTTTGCTGCCAGGGTCAAAGGACAATCGACCATCCTCAAGAGACACAAAAAGTCATATGGGGATCAAGATACACAGATGCAAGTTGTACATGAAGATAACAAGGAAATATTCAACCACAAAATATAAAGCATCTCTGCAATGCTGTTGAATTTTGATGGACAATACAGCTTTCTCATTCTGTTTTAACCTATTAAGAGTAACTATCTAGTAATAAAGCACTGAAATTTAAGTCATACTTACAAATGCATCACTCATCACCATCACAATGTTGGGTTTGGATGCTTTCTGGCAAATACTTTGACCACATTGCTGAGAAAGGAAAATGAAACCCAGCACTATTATGTTCATGACAGCTTCGTGTCCTCCTGAAGTTATAGACGTGAAAGAAAAGACCCGTCGGAAAAGCATTCGACTTTTATTAGTGGGCATCACAAAGTTCCTGCTCGCCTACAAGCGCCTCAGCCTGATATGTTGTACACATCCCGGTTacgctttcaaaataagaggtTTCATTTTTGTTGACGTTCTAACATGCATTAAAAACTGACTATTTATGCAAATATCACCGTTTAAGcggaaaattttttaaaaacaaatatttaacataAATCACACCTACTGTCAGTAATTCTAACACCAGCAGGAGATGAGAAGAACTTAGCAGCAAGAACACAAATAATATCAAAACCAATCTTACCTTAGCCTGTCATTACAAAATGCCAACTGTAGAGGGCAGCATTTATCTAAGCATAAAAAGAGCAAATTCGCACCACTCCAAACCCCTAATTAGATAAGGAAAAGATGTGTGGATGGAACTCTTAATCAAATACAATCTGTGTTTAATTAATTAGCGCCAATCTTTACTGTAGATCTAATTACGGAACATGGACACAGAGACATATCGCAATTTCTGTGTAACTAACTATAACTGTAAAGGCTCTCGGAAAGATGGCTCTAGGTAGCATAACATTACAAAATGTTATCTTATGCCCTGTAATTATCACTGAATTGAAATCAGAAGTGATGTCATTGGCCCTAACTAGCTGTTGGTTGAACCAACAGTAAGTTGCAGTGACGTTCAACAGGTGATACTGCCGCCCACGCTGGGAACAACGACCGCCGCGAGGTGGCGTCTTGATCCTCAGAGTTGTTTATCTTTAAACTAGTACTTCAGCACAAGGATGATGTCTGCCGTGCCGTGGATTCATTTAATCTTTCCACAAAATAATAAGTTTGATTTACATGCGAATATATAAGAAGCTGGCTGATACATTCACCTTAGATCCCCAGGCTAAACACTATGAAACAATTCATACTATTGACAGTGCTGCAGGCATCATCCAACAAAATCGAGCTCTTCTTATTTTTGGTGATTGTGCACAGATGCAGACGCTGCAGTAAATCTGATAATGTGAAACTATTTGTGTGGATTACATCGCagatgtaatgtgtgtgtgcacagagaCCAAATGCCGATGCAGGGCTGGGGTTGTAGAGCTGTAGACCTATAAGAAGATTCATAGCTGATGTATGAGCCATGAATCGTTGCTGCATCACATACCATAAAGCCAGGGCATCtgtaatttcattaaaatcgAGGGCCGAGAGGGTTccatttcttctctcattctttgAATCAAAAGTCTAGAAATAAGTCTGGGTGATACTTTGTTAGATCTGTTCGTATATTTTCAATAAATCGAATCAGATTTAAAGCCTCTCCTCTCGAACGATATTTTTTGGCGAACATTTCTTTGTGTAGTCTTTCAGCTGTTTGACTTTACTTATCATCTGGTTGTGTGCCACACTTGTTCCAGAAGGCGGAAGGAGGGGGCAGTGAAGCCCCGCGCATGCGCCCAGAGGTTGTTTTTCCCCACACTGGCAGTCGTTTAAAGTGCGCTGAGCTACCGGGGTTTCCTTGTCTGACTGGGACTAGCGAGCAGATAGGCAGATGATAACAGCATCAGTTGCTGTTACTAGATCTCAATGAACTGCCCTCGAAGAAGCCACTGATCGTGCCTGCTGCTTTTTGCAGAGGTGGTAAACTGATCAGTGTCCGGAAAAACGGCTCTATGAGATATTTCTTCAttgagtcttttcttttttttagtatttcaaGGTCTGTGTAGCCTCTTTCCACCATGGTGCTAGGAAAGGTAAAGAGCTTCACAGTAAGCTATGACTGTCTCAATGACAGCAATGTCCCCGTTTTCTCGAGCGGGGACTGCGTCTCAGGGAGGGTGATCATCGAAGTCACCGGAGAAATCCGCGTGAAATCTCTCAAAATCCACGCGAAAGGATTTGCAAAAGTTCGTTGGACTGAATCGAGAAATGCTGGATCCAACACTGCCTACACGCAAAACTACACAGAAGAAGTGGAATATCTGAACCACAAAGACATCCTAATCGGACACGAGAGAGGTGAGGActtgttttttgattttattttcctgcagaagttcttgCTTCTCACTTGACCTGATGGGTGAGATGCTCTTAGTGGCCTCGGGCTCAATGAAAGGTGTAGCTGAAGGATAACAAGAGTGATAGACACGATTAAAAAGTTGACCAACTTTCATAATGCTGCATTTTCTGACGGCGCTTTTATGTATGATGTTTTTACGCTCGTAACATACAGCTCCGTGGTTGCTTGTTTGTGTCAAGGTGTCAGAATGAatgacagcagctctgctcGATGTATTTAACGTCCAGCGTAagattggttttgtttttgcttctctttATTAGGCCCAGAGAAATAAAGCAGTGTTTAGAGTCTCTGTAAGTGTATTTCATTGCAGAACCACATCTTAAAGAGTGTTTCTTTGTAGCTTTTCTTAAGTTTCCCCCTATTGTTCAAAGCGGTTCAATCCTGTTCAGAAAACTGGACCGGGAGAGGCGGGGTAAAGACGCAAGCCCCTACCTCCGGCTGCCTGCCATTGGCTGCGATGTTCATCTGTGGCTGATGACATCATTACCCTGCAGACAGAAAATTCTGCAACTTTTcggtgaaggggaaaaaaagctgtaaaatgtaGCTACCAGATGAAAGTACGTGCGGTTTGAAACGTATAAGGAGCTGCAGTGCTTGATACTTTGTTCCTATACTTATCCCTATGGTTAAACCCTCGGTAAACGTGTATTCTGCTAGGCGAAATGTTGTCTTGTTATAGGTGTGTTTAGCAGTCTAACTGTGCTTAACCAACGgtcatttctgtacttttatttAGTGCACTTTTTAGTGCAAAAAAGGGGGAGGAAACCCAGACAGTTAAGGAAGGTAACATTTATACCGTtacgataataataataatgaaaactatATACTAGCTCAGCCCTTAAGCAAACATGATAACTCATAAAATGATAgcgataaaaaaaataattttaataaaatcgAAAGATTGTCGTTTAAAGTGGAGAAATTGCTGCAGTTTTTGTTCGGAGTATGCTCTTTGATACGTTGTTGCTGTGTAGTAGGTAGGTCGGTACTGCGGTGTCGCACAGTGAATGCGTAATGAAGGCTGGGTGGCTGTGGGAAGCTGCTCGCTCCGGTTTAGGCCGGTCTCCTCCTGCTGGAGTCTGCCGTTTGAGTGACAGCTCTGCACTTGTTTACCacacggctgctgctgctgcttggagggagggagggagtgcTGAGCTGGCAGAAGCGCACCCTAGCTCTTTACAAAAatcactctttgtgttttaactgaaaaaaatatatattcatgtatttttaaaaaagaaaaaaaaaaagaaaatgcagttcGAATTGTACAACCCTGTCCAAAACTACATTTCATTCTTCTGCTAGGCAGTGAAATTCTAAGTTTCCTGTACTTGTGCccgattttttttaaaatgtagtatttatttatttttaaagcgcAGATTTAAGATTTTTGTCGAACCTCCACACAGCCCATAATAGCCTCAATGTATTAGCATCATACATTGGATCTCTTTGATTCACTTCATTGTTCTTGGGAATAACACTagaagaaagaaggaagggAAAAGGGCTCAGTTTCTGACACCATCAAACAATCAACTTCTTTTACTTTCCTCTAAATATTGGTGTACTGTTTATCTCTCAATACATTAACATAAGTTTTAAATCGGCCAGATATTATAGTAAATtcctttttattctcttttttctcccccaccctgtgtttttttttgtttttttgttttttttttctggtatgACTTTCAGATGCCTTCGTAGAGCATTTTACGCAGGTATGGTATATATGTGTTTGGACTATTGTCCTCCTTGTTTTTCAGACGATGATAACTCGGAGGAAGGACTCACCACTATCCATTCAGGAAGACATGAGTATGCATTCAGCCTTGAGCTTCCACAGACGTAAGTGTTTCATAAATATTAGGAGACttgcagttattttattttggggttttgtttttggctgTACTGTGATTATAACATTATTTCTCCCTTCTCTCCTGCTCTGCTCTTTTCCTGCAGACCTCTGGCTACCTCTTTCGAAGGGAAACATGGCAGCGTGCGCTATTGGGTAAAGGCAGAACTCCACAGGCCATGGCTCCTACCCATGAAGACCAAGAAAGAATTTACAGTCTTTGAGCACATTGACATCAACACTCCATTATTGCTGGTAAGCTTACGACTCAATTCACTTGACCAGTGAATGAGCCTGTTAGCTGGTGATGGCACTGaatgaaggaaataaaaacGTAGTATGAGTCACTTAGGGCATAATTTTCCTAATTATGGGGAATTTCAGCAGGTTACACTGTAGACACCCTGAatcatggaaaaataaatacagaacaaGTGTTGAAAACATTTGGCTGCTATTTATTGTTATAACTATGGAGTAGCTGGTGTTTGATTATCAATCTAGCTTTTATTGTGGCAAAAaataatgtctttatttttcccCACCTTCCCCAGTCACCACAGGCCGGCACAAAAGATAAGACACTTTGCTGTTGGTTCTGCACCTCAGGTCCTATTTCCCTAAGTGCCAAAATTGAGAGGAAAGGATACACCCCAGGTAAGAATAAGTGAATAATTAATGACTTTCTTAGCTATCTCGTAACCAGATAAGTAAGTGGAAGTCCCTGCAGCTTCTGCATTGATTATcaaaaacacacctgataaataaatgtagatAAACTTCAGCTAACTTGCTTCCTGTCCTTTTAACTCTGTAGGGGAGTCAATCCAGATTTTTGCTGAGATCGAGAACTGCTCATCACGCATGGTCGTGCCAAAGGCGGCCATCTACCAGACTCAGACCTTCTACGCCAAAGGGAAGATGAAGGATGTCAAGCAGCTGGTGGCTAACCTGCGGGGAGAATCTCTGTCCTCGGGCAAAACGGAGACGTGGAACGGAAAGATGCTGAAGATCCCGccagtctccccctccatcctGGACTGCAGCATTATCAGAGTGGAGTACTCTCTCATGGTGAGCACAATAATGAGGCGTTTAGATCACTTTCACATAATCTTTCAGTGTATATCCAGATATTGTAGATTTGGAAACACAAGTCTTGCTACTTCCAGTACACTCCCCTGACCTTACCACCACCACATTATTACTTGTTTTAAgtgccattctgttgtagaagTTATATTTCCTACTAAGTCAATATCTCTTCTGGTAAAGCACCTGGCTGACTCAGCTCACATTGCCAAAACTAGGCCTTGGATTGCACCAATTGTTATCTCCACATGCAGCTAAGAGCATTAGCCCAGAATATCTGTGGCAGCACCTGCCATCAGGGTGCTTATACCTGCTTTACACCATGAACAGAAATGCTAGGTTGCTTATACCTTTTGTAAGCAACTGATCTCATGACAGTGACCTACATATTGTCAAACTAATGCCTAACCCAGTCCTGGTTCGAGTACTTCTGAGAAGATATAGGAGCCATTTCATTTTATGCTGACTGCTCAGCTCCAGAGCCTTTTATTAGACTGATCATAgcccttttacattttttataacCCTGTATgacatgttgttttattttttgcatatgcTAAACGGTTGTGGTGTTCTTATGTCTGTGCTCAGGTGTATGTAGACATACCTGGAGCGATCAACCTGTCCCTGAACCTGCCTCTTGTCATCGGAACCATCCCTCTTCACCCATTTGGTTCCCGCACCTCCAGCGTCAGCAGCCAGTGCAGCATGAGCTGGCTGGGCATGGGTCTGCCTGAAAGGCCGGAAGGTACGTTTGATCTCATTGTCATGAAGcatctttttctattttaatcaAGGGATCGTAATCGCAAGAATGCTGAAGTGTTGTTTCGTCTTCATTTGCAGCTCCTCCAAGCTACGCTGAAATTGTGACGGAAGagcagagacagagctgtctggATGTCCCAGCAGCCCGCGAGGAGCTGGACGGACCTCTCTTTGCCTATATTCACGAATTCCGCTTCCAGCCCCCTCCCCTGTACTCTGAGGTAAGCACCAAATGGCAAATGACCTTCCTTTAGAGTctcaaaaacagtttgtttccTTGAATAAacaccttttttccccctcttttccCCCATTCTAGATTGATCCTAACCCAGATCATGCCAGCCGTACAGAGGAGCGCAGACTTGATGCTTGCCCATCACGCTGAGGATATCCCAGCAATTCCCCTGAGATGTTTGGGGAAACTCAAAGAAGCCTAGCTGTAAGGCTCAGCTTTGATTATTTTCTCAGCTGACAGCATTTACAAAATGCTGTTGACAAtaagaggaaaaacaagaatatccaaccaaaaaaacccaaacaaaaacgAGTGAGTCAGGTTGGACGAATCTGTTCCTGCCTTCCCTC
This genomic stretch from Astatotilapia calliptera chromosome 12, fAstCal1.2, whole genome shotgun sequence harbors:
- the arsk gene encoding arylsulfatase K isoform X2, coding for MVMSDAFDGRLSFDPGSKLVQLPYTNYLRQLGSTFLNAYTNSPICCPSRAAMWSGQYVHLTQSWNNYKCLDANTTTWMDLLKENGYRTKMIGKLDYTSGAHSVSNRVEAWTRDVQFLLRQEGRPVSELVGNKSTVKIMSKDWENTDKATQWIHQTAASTTPEPFALYLGLNLPHPYKTESLGQTAGGSTFRTSPYWLTKVNSDLISVPKWLPLAAMHPVDYYSTFTKNCSGVFTDDEVKSIRAFYYAMCAETDAMLGQVISALRETGVLNNTVVIFTADHGELAMEHRQFYKMSMFEGSSHVPLLIMGPGLISGQQVNQLVSLVDLYPTVLEIAGISAVGNLSGQSLLPLLSTSIAFSNQQQRAWAFSEYHGCNVNASTYMLRSDQWKYITYADGLSVSAQLFDLTLDKDELHNVVHKFPDVQAHLEKQLRSIVDYPKVSEAVHVYNKKAFGAWRLSLGRNYSQVIGNLRWHVDWQKDALANERAIDKWLYGY
- the arsk gene encoding arylsulfatase K isoform X1, encoding MPTNKSRMLFRRVFSFTSITSGGHEAVMNIIVLGFIFLSQQCGQSICQKASKPNIVMVMSDAFDGRLSFDPGSKLVQLPYTNYLRQLGSTFLNAYTNSPICCPSRAAMWSGQYVHLTQSWNNYKCLDANTTTWMDLLKENGYRTKMIGKLDYTSGAHSVSNRVEAWTRDVQFLLRQEGRPVSELVGNKSTVKIMSKDWENTDKATQWIHQTAASTTPEPFALYLGLNLPHPYKTESLGQTAGGSTFRTSPYWLTKVNSDLISVPKWLPLAAMHPVDYYSTFTKNCSGVFTDDEVKSIRAFYYAMCAETDAMLGQVISALRETGVLNNTVVIFTADHGELAMEHRQFYKMSMFEGSSHVPLLIMGPGLISGQQVNQLVSLVDLYPTVLEIAGISAVGNLSGQSLLPLLSTSIAFSNQQQRAWAFSEYHGCNVNASTYMLRSDQWKYITYADGLSVSAQLFDLTLDKDELHNVVHKFPDVQAHLEKQLRSIVDYPKVSEAVHVYNKKAFGAWRLSLGRNYSQVIGNLRWHVDWQKDALANERAIDKWLYGY
- the arrdc3a gene encoding arrestin domain-containing protein 3a isoform X1, giving the protein MVLGKVKSFTVSYDCLNDSNVPVFSSGDCVSGRVIIEVTGEIRVKSLKIHAKGFAKVRWTESRNAGSNTAYTQNYTEEVEYLNHKDILIGHERDDDNSEEGLTTIHSGRHEYAFSLELPQTPLATSFEGKHGSVRYWVKAELHRPWLLPMKTKKEFTVFEHIDINTPLLLSPQAGTKDKTLCCWFCTSGPISLSAKIERKGYTPGESIQIFAEIENCSSRMVVPKAAIYQTQTFYAKGKMKDVKQLVANLRGESLSSGKTETWNGKMLKIPPVSPSILDCSIIRVEYSLMVYVDIPGAINLSLNLPLVIGTIPLHPFGSRTSSVSSQCSMSWLGMGLPERPEAPPSYAEIVTEEQRQSCLDVPAAREELDGPLFAYIHEFRFQPPPLYSEIDPNPDHASRTEERRLDACPSR
- the arrdc3a gene encoding arrestin domain-containing protein 3a isoform X2, which produces MVYMCLDYCPPCFSDDDNSEEGLTTIHSGRHEYAFSLELPQTPLATSFEGKHGSVRYWVKAELHRPWLLPMKTKKEFTVFEHIDINTPLLLSPQAGTKDKTLCCWFCTSGPISLSAKIERKGYTPGESIQIFAEIENCSSRMVVPKAAIYQTQTFYAKGKMKDVKQLVANLRGESLSSGKTETWNGKMLKIPPVSPSILDCSIIRVEYSLMVYVDIPGAINLSLNLPLVIGTIPLHPFGSRTSSVSSQCSMSWLGMGLPERPEAPPSYAEIVTEEQRQSCLDVPAAREELDGPLFAYIHEFRFQPPPLYSEIDPNPDHASRTEERRLDACPSR